The genomic interval GGACACCCTCGTCTTCCGAAGCGTCCCCCGCGGCGAGCGCGCCTACGCGCTCGCCGCCGGTGACCTGGACGTCGCCGAGATCGGCCGGAGCACCGCCGACCGGGCCGCCCTGGCCGCCAGGGGCGCGGGCAAGGACAAGCGCAAGCGCAAGGAGAAGGACAAGGAGCTGAACCACGGACCGGGGAACGCCATCACGCCCGCCTCCGCGCTCAGATCCTGGGCGGTGGCGCACGGCTCGTCCGAGAAGGAGGCCGAGGCCGAGCAGAAGGCCCGCAAGAAGGCCCGCAAGGCGATGCGGAGGTACGCGGCGGAGCAGGCCGTACTTCGCGGTTTCGTCATCCGCAAGTCCCTCGAACCGGCCTACACGCAGCTCGCGCTGAACGGCACGTCGGGCCCGCTCACCGACGACCGGGTGCGCCGCGCCGTGGCCCGCGCGCTCGACCGCCAGGAGCTCGCCGAGAGCGTACTCAAGCCGCTCGGCCTGCCCGCCCAGCCGCTGGGCAGCCATCTCGCGCTGGCGGGCCAGGAGGCGTACGCCGACAGCAGCGGCGCACTCGGCACTCAGGACACCCAGGCCGCGCAGGCACTGCTCGCGGACGCGGGCTGGACGCGGGGCGGGGCGGAGCGGCTGCCGGACGGCACGAAGGCGGGCAGCAAGGCCGACAAGAAGAAGGCCGACAAGAAGAGGACCGACAAGAAGTCCGACAAGGAGAAGGCCGGGAAAGAAAAAGAGAAGCGGGCGAAGAACGACTCCAAGCCGGGCGAGGGCAGCTACGGCTCGGAGTCCGGTACGCACATCCTGGCCCCGGCACCGGCCGCGGCCCTCCAGGGCCGGGTGCTGATGCGGCAGGCCGTCGCGATGGACGGCAGCAAGATGGACGGCAGCAAGGAGAAGGGCGGCGTGCCCGGCGCCTACGCCCCGCGCGGCACCCCCGCCCCCGCGCCCGCCGCCGCCAAGGGCCCGCTCGGCAAGGACGGCGAGCCGCTGGCGCTGCGCTTCGTGCTTCCGTCCGGCCCCGGCTCCGAGTCGCTGCGTACCGTCGGGGAGAAGATCTCCCGGATGCTGGAGAACATCGGCGTACGCACAGAGATCGTCAAGGTCCCCGACGACAGCTACTTCAGGGACCACATCGCCTCGGGCGACTACGACCTGGCGCTCTACTCCTGGCCCGCGACCGCCTACCCGGCCACCGACGCCCGCCCGATCTTCGCCAAGCCGGAGCCGGCCGCCGACGGGTCGCTGATCGTCGAGCAGAACTACACGCGCGTCGGTACGGACCACATCGACCAGCTCTTCGACCAGGCCATGGCGGAGCTGGACCAGAAGGAGGCCCGCG from Streptomyces spiramyceticus carries:
- a CDS encoding ABC transporter family substrate-binding protein encodes the protein MSHVGVPRGEASRCRPQRVRRSLALLASGVLALSVLAGCTSGDDGTAAVTAAQDIAPAGRDRIADGGTVRWATDTTPATLNVFQADADAATSRIAGAVLPSLFTLDRKGRPQRNGDYLESAEVVEREPKQVVLYKLNQQAVWSDGREIGARDFLAQWRALSGKDTAYWTARNAGYERIEKIERGGQDLEVKVTFSKPYADWRSLFTPLYPMDVMGSPDSFNDGARDRLKPTAGPFKLKKLDRGEGEATLVRDPRWWGQTAKLDTLVFRSVPRGERAYALAAGDLDVAEIGRSTADRAALAARGAGKDKRKRKEKDKELNHGPGNAITPASALRSWAVAHGSSEKEAEAEQKARKKARKAMRRYAAEQAVLRGFVIRKSLEPAYTQLALNGTSGPLTDDRVRRAVARALDRQELAESVLKPLGLPAQPLGSHLALAGQEAYADSSGALGTQDTQAAQALLADAGWTRGGAERLPDGTKAGSKADKKKADKKRTDKKSDKEKAGKEKEKRAKNDSKPGEGSYGSESGTHILAPAPAAALQGRVLMRQAVAMDGSKMDGSKEKGGVPGAYAPRGTPAPAPAAAKGPLGKDGEPLALRFVLPSGPGSESLRTVGEKISRMLENIGVRTEIVKVPDDSYFRDHIASGDYDLALYSWPATAYPATDARPIFAKPEPAADGSLIVEQNYTRVGTDHIDQLFDQAMAELDQKEARDLMRRTDARIWAAAGSIPLFQRPELVATRPDLANVGAFGFAAPRYQDIGFKKTDGSKSKKR